A region from the Citrobacter telavivensis genome encodes:
- the xdhC gene encoding xanthine dehydrogenase iron sulfur-binding subunit XdhC, producing MNDTNRITLECVINGHPFQLSILAGMPLSELLREQGLLSVKQGCCVGECGACTVLVDGTAIDSCLYLAAWAAGKDIRTLEGESAGGQLSRVQMAYATSGAVQCGFCTPGLIMATTAMLAKPREQPLTILEIRRGLAGNLCRCTGYQMIVDTVQRCTGPE from the coding sequence ATGAATGACACTAACCGAATCACGCTGGAATGCGTCATCAATGGTCACCCTTTTCAGCTCAGCATTCTGGCGGGAATGCCGCTCTCTGAACTCCTGCGCGAACAAGGGTTGCTGAGCGTCAAACAGGGATGCTGTGTCGGTGAATGCGGTGCCTGTACGGTTCTGGTTGACGGTACGGCCATTGACAGTTGCCTGTATCTTGCCGCGTGGGCAGCAGGAAAAGATATCCGCACACTGGAAGGCGAATCGGCTGGCGGTCAACTTTCACGTGTCCAGATGGCTTATGCCACATCCGGCGCCGTACAGTGCGGCTTTTGTACGCCAGGTTTGATTATGGCGACCACCGCAATGCTGGCAAAGCCGCGGGAACAGCCGTTGACCATTCTGGAGATCCGTCGCGGACTGGCGGGAAATCTGTGCCGCTGCACCGGATATCAGATGATTGTCGATACCGTACAGCGCTGCACCGGACCAGAATAA
- the xdhB gene encoding xanthine dehydrogenase FAD-binding subunit XdhB has protein sequence MFDFASYHRASGIAEAISLLARYPQAKLLAGGTDVLIQLHHHNARYRHIVDIHDLPELQGMTLTKEEGLRVGSATTFSEIIEHPITQRYLPALCAAAASIAGPQIRNVATYGGNICNGATSADSATPTLIYDATLEIASPKGVRFTSINGFHTGPGKVALEQDEILVAFHFPPQPRADTGSAHFKYAMRDAMDISTIGCAARCQLDNGGIKELRLAFGVAAPTPVRCQHAESAAQNAPLTLQTLDAIAESVLQDVAPRSSWRASKEFRLHLIQTMTRKVVTEAVVAAGGKL, from the coding sequence ATGTTTGACTTTGCTTCTTACCATCGCGCGTCAGGCATTGCCGAGGCTATCAGCCTGTTGGCGCGCTATCCACAGGCGAAACTGCTCGCCGGTGGAACCGACGTCCTGATCCAACTTCATCATCATAATGCGCGTTACCGCCATATCGTTGACATCCATGATCTGCCCGAGCTCCAGGGAATGACGTTGACGAAGGAGGAGGGGTTGCGCGTCGGTTCCGCCACCACTTTTAGCGAGATTATCGAGCACCCCATTACGCAACGATATCTGCCAGCCCTGTGCGCTGCTGCCGCCTCTATCGCCGGACCGCAAATCCGTAATGTCGCCACCTACGGCGGGAATATCTGCAACGGCGCAACCAGCGCAGACTCGGCGACGCCAACGCTGATTTATGACGCCACGCTTGAGATAGCCTCGCCGAAAGGGGTGCGTTTTACCAGCATCAACGGTTTTCACACCGGCCCCGGAAAAGTCGCTCTTGAGCAAGATGAAATCCTTGTCGCCTTTCATTTTCCCCCGCAGCCCAGGGCCGATACCGGCAGCGCGCATTTTAAATACGCCATGCGTGATGCGATGGACATTTCGACCATTGGCTGCGCGGCACGATGCCAACTGGATAACGGCGGTATTAAAGAACTTCGCCTGGCGTTCGGCGTTGCGGCTCCCACGCCAGTTCGCTGTCAGCATGCGGAGAGCGCGGCGCAAAATGCGCCATTGACCCTGCAAACGCTGGACGCGATCGCTGAATCCGTTCTGCAAGACGTCGCCCCGCGCTCTTCCTGGCGGGCCAGTAAGGAATTTCGTCTGCATCTCATCCAGACGATGACCCGGAAAGTTGTAACTGAAGCCGTTGTCGCGGCGGGAGGAAAGCTGTAA
- the xdhA gene encoding xanthine dehydrogenase molybdenum-binding subunit XdhA → MDAREATATGESCMRVDAIAKVTGRARYTDDYMMAGMCYAKYVRSPIAHGYATSIDCDEAKTLPGVLAVFTWEDVPDIPFATAGHAWTLDENKRDTADRLLLTRHVRHHGDAVAIVVARDELTAEKAALRVKVEWEKLPVITTPEAALTQEAVPIHPGGNLLNRSEMTTGNVQQAIDAADYQLQGHYQTPVIQHCHMESVTSFAWMEDDSRISIVSSTQIPHIVRRVVGQALDIPWSCVRVIKPYVGGGFGNKQDVLEEPMAAFLTRKLGGIPVKVSLSREECFLASRTRHAFTIDGQMGLNRDGTLKGYRLDVLSNTGAYASHGHSIASAGGNKVAWLYPRSAYAYRSTTCYTNLPSAGAMRGYGAPQVIFAVESMLDDAATALGLDPLEVRLRNAACEGDKNPITGKRIYSAGLPECLQKGRALFEWDARRAECQHQQGNIRRGVGVACFSYTSNTWPVGVEIAGARLLMNQDGTINVQSGATEIGQGADTVFSQMVAETLGVPVSDVHVISTQDTDITPFDPGAFASRQSYVAAPALRKAAMQLRDKILHHAADMLHQSVMNLTLTAGSIVLIDRPDSPLLSLKDLAMDAFYHPERGGQLSAECSVKTTTNPPAFGCTFVDLSVDIALCKVTINRILNVHDSGHILNPQLAEGQVHGGMGMGIGWSLFEEMIIDAESGLVRNPNLLDYKMPTMPDLPQLESAFVETQEPQSAYGHKSLGEPPIIPVAAAIRNAVKMATGVAINTLPLTPKRLYAEFHQAGLI, encoded by the coding sequence ATGGATGCGCGGGAAGCAACCGCTACCGGTGAGTCATGTATGCGCGTGGATGCCATTGCTAAAGTGACCGGGCGGGCTCGATATACTGATGATTACATGATGGCGGGTATGTGTTATGCCAAATACGTTCGCAGCCCGATTGCCCACGGTTACGCCACCAGCATCGACTGTGACGAGGCGAAAACCCTGCCCGGGGTGTTGGCCGTGTTTACCTGGGAAGATGTACCTGATATTCCATTCGCCACGGCAGGACACGCCTGGACGTTGGATGAGAACAAACGCGACACCGCCGACCGTTTACTGCTGACCCGTCACGTACGCCATCATGGCGATGCGGTCGCGATTGTCGTGGCAAGAGACGAGTTAACCGCGGAGAAAGCCGCCCTGCGGGTGAAGGTGGAATGGGAAAAACTCCCGGTGATTACTACGCCAGAGGCCGCTCTGACGCAGGAGGCAGTCCCCATTCACCCCGGCGGTAATCTGCTCAATCGCAGTGAAATGACTACGGGGAATGTGCAGCAGGCCATTGATGCCGCAGATTATCAACTCCAGGGACATTACCAGACCCCAGTCATTCAACACTGCCATATGGAAAGCGTCACCTCATTTGCCTGGATGGAAGATGACTCGCGTATTTCCATCGTCTCCAGCACGCAGATTCCTCACATTGTACGGCGGGTTGTGGGTCAGGCGCTGGATATTCCCTGGTCATGCGTGCGGGTCATCAAACCGTACGTCGGCGGCGGATTTGGCAACAAACAGGATGTGCTGGAAGAGCCAATGGCCGCGTTCCTGACCCGTAAACTGGGCGGTATTCCGGTGAAAGTTTCGCTGAGTCGCGAAGAGTGTTTTCTCGCTTCCCGGACCCGCCATGCGTTCACGATTGATGGACAGATGGGACTCAATCGCGACGGCACGTTGAAAGGCTATCGTCTGGATGTCCTGTCAAATACCGGCGCCTATGCCTCGCACGGACATTCAATCGCCTCGGCGGGCGGCAACAAAGTGGCCTGGCTCTATCCCCGTAGCGCGTATGCTTACCGTTCCACCACCTGCTATACCAATCTCCCTTCCGCTGGCGCGATGCGCGGCTACGGCGCGCCGCAGGTGATCTTTGCCGTGGAATCGATGCTGGATGACGCCGCGACGGCGCTGGGTCTCGACCCGCTCGAGGTTCGGTTGCGTAATGCGGCCTGCGAAGGCGACAAGAACCCGATTACCGGCAAACGCATCTACAGCGCGGGACTCCCGGAGTGTCTGCAAAAAGGCCGCGCGCTGTTTGAATGGGATGCCCGTCGTGCTGAATGTCAGCACCAGCAGGGCAATATCCGCCGGGGTGTCGGCGTCGCCTGCTTTAGCTACACCTCCAACACCTGGCCGGTCGGCGTGGAAATCGCCGGTGCCCGTCTGCTTATGAATCAGGATGGCACGATCAACGTTCAGAGCGGTGCCACAGAAATCGGTCAGGGGGCGGATACCGTCTTCTCACAGATGGTAGCGGAAACCCTCGGCGTGCCGGTCAGCGATGTACACGTCATTTCGACCCAGGATACCGATATTACCCCGTTCGACCCCGGCGCATTTGCCTCTCGCCAAAGCTATGTCGCCGCACCGGCACTGCGCAAAGCGGCAATGCAACTGCGCGATAAAATCCTCCATCACGCTGCCGACATGCTGCATCAGTCCGTCATGAACCTGACGCTGACGGCAGGTAGCATCGTCCTTATCGATCGCCCGGACTCTCCGTTGCTGTCATTAAAAGACCTGGCAATGGATGCGTTTTATCACCCGGAACGCGGTGGCCAACTGTCAGCGGAATGTTCCGTGAAAACAACCACCAACCCACCGGCGTTTGGCTGCACGTTTGTCGATCTGAGCGTCGATATCGCCCTGTGCAAGGTCACTATCAACCGCATCCTCAATGTCCACGATTCCGGCCATATTCTGAATCCACAACTGGCGGAAGGACAGGTGCACGGCGGGATGGGGATGGGCATTGGCTGGTCGCTGTTTGAAGAGATGATCATCGATGCGGAAAGTGGCCTGGTGCGAAACCCCAATCTCCTCGATTACAAAATGCCAACCATGCCCGACCTGCCGCAACTGGAAAGCGCATTCGTTGAAACCCAGGAGCCGCAATCGGCGTATGGGCATAAATCCCTCGGCGAGCCGCCCATTATCCCGGTGGCTGCAGCCATTCGTAACGCCGTGAAAATGGCCACCGGCGTTGCGATTAATACGCTGCCCCTGACGCCAAAACGGTTGTATGCGGAGTTCCACCAGGCTGGCTTGATTTGA
- a CDS encoding peptidoglycan DD-metalloendopeptidase family protein: MSAGRLKKNSLGIAMLLCAGLLIAGCSGSKSSNSGSGAGAVYTVKRGDTLYRISRTTGTSVKDLARLNGISPPYTIEVGQKLKLGGSKTASAKSTKKSSTKTAAVRPSSSVPQSSWPPVGQRCWQWPASGKVILPYSTAEGGNKGIDISAARGTPVYAAGAGKVVYVGNQLRGYGNLIMIKHSEDYITAYAHNDTMLVNNGQSVKAGQKIATMGSTDAASVRLHFQIRYRATAIDPQRYLPPQGSKPKC, from the coding sequence TTGAGCGCAGGACGCCTGAAGAAAAATAGCCTGGGTATTGCCATGCTGCTTTGTGCAGGATTGCTGATCGCAGGCTGCTCGGGGAGCAAATCGTCTAATTCTGGATCCGGGGCTGGCGCCGTTTATACCGTTAAACGGGGGGATACGCTTTACCGTATTTCACGCACTACCGGCACCAGCGTCAAAGATCTTGCGCGTCTGAACGGCATTTCTCCGCCGTATACCATTGAGGTGGGGCAAAAGCTGAAGCTCGGTGGTTCGAAAACGGCCTCAGCGAAATCCACTAAAAAATCGTCCACCAAAACGGCAGCGGTCAGACCGTCCTCTTCTGTGCCGCAATCGTCCTGGCCTCCGGTGGGACAACGTTGCTGGCAATGGCCTGCCAGCGGTAAGGTGATCCTGCCTTACTCCACGGCGGAAGGTGGCAACAAGGGGATCGACATTTCCGCTGCCCGTGGTACGCCTGTTTACGCTGCCGGGGCAGGGAAGGTGGTCTACGTGGGCAACCAACTGCGCGGCTACGGTAATCTCATCATGATCAAACACAGTGAAGATTACATTACTGCCTACGCGCACAATGACACGATGCTGGTGAATAACGGGCAAAGCGTGAAGGCCGGACAGAAAATTGCCACGATGGGCAGTACTGATGCGGCCTCGGTGCGGTTGCATTTCCAGATTCGCTATCGTGCGACGGCCATCGATCCGCAGCGTTACCTGCCACCGCAGGGCAGCAAACCAAAATGCTGA